From one Montipora capricornis isolate CH-2021 chromosome 10, ASM3666992v2, whole genome shotgun sequence genomic stretch:
- the LOC138020352 gene encoding uncharacterized protein — translation MYCSNCGSDVENCKFCRTCGKGKRISDTSDGSESEPGESEGSFNEEEILKYYFHRAFSYQEILLFLCNRHQCEMSYSTLLRRLKKYGLKRRGVVNEETFNDKFLKVQRRITELINGPCSFLGYRSIWHIREMEGLRVPRVIVQDLLKEMDPEGTELRRKHCLKRRMYHNPGPNYAWHIDGYDKLKQWGFPIHGAIDEFSRKILWLEVTCTNNSPNKIASYYAKTVSEVGGCPLELITDLGTENGLAAALQSFFRDNPDAHRYATSPRNQRIEGWWSYYSKSHSAWWRSFFGDLEFHGVVDTSSDISMECLWYCFNKVLQAELTSVKEHWNTHRIRKSRNNTVPGRPDSLYFLPEIHGARDCVFDVPAAEVQFGSQHIIEDLDCPENDHREYFDYARDNLSIPLPRDWEGALEMYKKLTHVAIHGHNA, via the exons ATGTATTGCAGTAATTGTGGGAGCGACGTTGAAAACTGCAAATTTTGCAGAACCTGTGGCAAAGGTAAGAGAA TTTCAGATACTTCAGATGGGTCAGAGAGTGAACCTGGTGAATCGGAAGGAAGCTTTAATGAAGAGGAAATTTTAAAGTACTACTTTCATCGCGCGTTTAGTTACCAGGAAATACTTCTGTTTCTTTGTAATCGTCATCAGTGTGAAATGAGTTATAGTACCCTGttaagaaggctaaaaaaatacgGTTTGAAGAGGCGGGGTGTTGTGAATGAAGAAACCTTTAATGATAAATTTCTGAAAGTACAAAGACGTATTACTGAACTTATTAATGGCCCCTGCAGCTTCTTGGGGTATCGTTCTATTTGGCATATCCGTGAAATGGAAGGGCTCCGGGTTCCCAGGGTAATTGTTCAAGATTTGTTAAAAGAGATGGACCCAGAAGGAACTGAGCTACGTAGAAAGCATTGCTTAAAAAGGAGAATGTATCACAATCCCGGGCCTAACTATGCTTGGCACATTGACGGCTATGACAAGCTAAAGCAGTGGGGTTTCCCTATCCATGGTGCAATTGATGAATTTAGCAGGAAGATATTATGGCTGGAAGTTACGTGCACCAATAACTCACCAAACAAAATAGCCTCATATTACGCTAAAACAGTTTCGGAAGTAGGAGGCTGCCCATTAGAATTGATTACTGATTTGGGAACCGAAAATGGGTTGGCAGCAGCCTTACAGTCATTCTTTCGTGATAATCCTGACGCACATCGCTATGCTACTTCACCAAGGAACCAAAGGATAGAGGGTTGGTGGTCCTATTATTCAAAGAGTCACTCCGCATGGTGGAGgagtttctttggtgatttagAATTTCACGGGGTTGTAGACACTTCATCAGATATAAGCATGGAGTGCCTGTGGTATTGTTTTAACAAAGTATTGCAAGCAGAGCTCACTTCTGTGAAAGAGCATTGGAATACCCACAGGATTCGGAAATCAAGAAATAATACAGTACCAGGACGGCCAGATTCCCTCTATTTCTTGCCAGAAATTCATGGGGCAAGGGATTGTGTATTTGATGTACCAGCTGCAGAAGTTCAGTTTGGTTCACAACACATAATTGAAGATTTGGATTGCCCAGAAAATGACCATCGGGAATATTTTGACTATGCTAGAGATAACCTTTCGATACCTTTGCCCAGAGACTGGGAAGGAGCACTTGAAATGTACAAGAAACTGACACATGTTGCCATTCATGGACATAATGCTTAG